The sequence below is a genomic window from Felis catus isolate Fca126 chromosome A2, F.catus_Fca126_mat1.0, whole genome shotgun sequence.
AGAATCATACATGGTGGGAATGTGCAAGGCCCATACAGACCATCCAGCCTGCCCCCTCAACTAGAAGGGCGGAGAAACAGGCCAGGGCAACAGTAACTATCACCCTGGGGGATTCCCATGAGCCAGCACggtgctaaacatcctacagctGCCTGAACAGTTGGGTGTTATCCTTAACCCAGCCACCAGTTAGGAAGCTGCCTCACAGATGTCCAACGTGAAATTCTGACCACGTAAATGCCTTATTTTTGCTATGAATTTACCCATTTTCCTATGGGAATGTTggtattttttcattcatcagtaggaatacacacacacaggtcctTTGCCGGTCATGCTAcgacaaataatttttttctggttggTATGACTTCATCTTGTTCTGATTTTGACACACAAACTCTTCTTGTCCATTCAGACGATCGTCTgccttttccttgttttatgCTGGAATCGGCCTCCACTCCCAAAGATAGCCTTCACACAGGAAAACGCCTGCACCGCCAAGTGTCCCTGCCCGGCGCTAAACTCCACCTGCGCTCACTGACACTCCACAGCTGCTTGGAAGGCAGGCAAGGGGCCGGGGCCCATACCGCGGCCGACCGGAGAGACAACCACCACCCGCGCCAGCCACGAGGGTGGGGGCCGGAAACCTTGCCTCGCCTCCTGCCTTTTCACCCCCGCCCAACCGGAAGGCCTTCTTCGAGACCCGCCCCCTGCGCCGCGCCGCACCTCCTGCAGCGATTCCGGCACCAGCGCTGGCACGATGGGTCGTTTCACGCCGCgctgctccttctccttctctccgccCTTCTCTTTCCCGTTCTCAGCGTCCCCCTTCTCCGCCTGGGTCATCGCGGCCGCTGACAAACCCCGACCTCCAGCCTCAGGGACGCACCGCGCCCGCCGGAGCCGGCTGGGCCCCCGCGCACGCGCAGCCTCCCAGCCTGGTGCCCGGCAGCCAAGATGGCCGACGGACAGCCGCCCCAGAGGCTTCCGGGAAAGCGGAGGGGCGGCGCTGTCCAGAGGAGGACGGGGCGGGAGTGGGGCGTGGATGGGTGGGTGTTGCTGTGATTTGTCCTGGCGGTGGGATGCCCGAAGCCTCCTTGTTTTTCCTTTCGAGCGCTACACCCGGCATCGCGTTTTGCTCTCACAATAGGAAGCCTCTATTCTTGGTTTCCTAGACCCTAAATGCTCCTACTTTTCCTCATACTGCGCTGGTTAGGTTCAGAACAGCTTCTGATGTTAAGGTTTTGAGTTAGGGCGCCTCTCTCCGCACCCCTTGGATGACTTTATCCGGTTTCATGGCTTTGCATATGAATATAACTCCCAAGTTCATGATTCCAGTCTGGAagtgaccctgagatccagactGATAACCAACAGCCTATTTGGTATCTCCACGTGTATGTCCACAAGGCACAGCAAACTTACATGCGTCCAAACTGGAACTCTTGATACCCGCGCCATCCCCTCCGCCCCCAGCCTACTCCCATTTTCACCATCTCAGTAAACATCACTTTGATTCTGCAGTTGTCCAATCTATCAGTAAATCCTGCAGTCTCTAAAATATATCTTGAATGAATCCACTTCTCCATCCCTACGGTTACCTAGTCCAAACTACTATCCTGTCATCTGGACTGCAACAGCTTAACCCAACTCCCTGCTTCCATCTTGTCCTCCTGCAATGTGTTCTTAATGCACTTGCCCAAATGTCAACTTCTAAATTATGAAGTAATCAATACCATCTATGCAGCATTCCACTTAATACCACCTGTGAGTTATCTTGGACAAAAATTAAACCCCTGCTTTACTCTCATGGTTTCCCCTTGTTCGTGGAACAGAATCTAAACAAACTCACCATAGCCTAGAAGGCCATTCTTAACCCAGTTTCTGCTACCTCTAAGTTCACCtcatctctttccttctgttgGCATTTCCGGCTACCCTTGCTTTCTTTCAGCTTCTCACCCGTGCCAAGCCCTTCCCTTCATTGGACCATTGCTCTTGTTGTTCCCTTTGTCTTGGGTGCTCTTCCTCAGCTGGCTCATTCTCATCCTGTctcaactcaaatgtcacctcagagAAGACTCCCCCAGTTACCTTGTCATCTTATTTCCTTTGAAGCAGGAATTAAATCTGTACTTAGCTTGCTTGATATTTGATGAAGTCAGGACTATAGGATAACCCTAAAGAAGAGTACTGCAGAGCagtgctgggcaggggcagggcggcAGGGATCACCAATCACATGCACAGAGAAGCCTGTCACTTCCTGAGACTCTGTCCTGGTCTCCTCCCCACTACAGCCTTAGGTGGAGGTTTGACAGAATGACCCTGCCGTTCACCAGCCATACAATCTGGACATCATAAAACTTTGCTGACCCTTTGCATGTTATCTGTATAATGCAATGTCATCTACCTAACCCAGTGCATCAGAATTAACAATATGTGAAAGATAAAATGTCTCACGGGCTTGAGTGGTCAATAAACTGTCTTTATTATTCTTCTCCTTAAAATTGTGTTATAATTGtccctttccttatgtttgaAGACCAGTGTCTCATGCCACTACATCCTCATTTCCTGACAAACAGGGTTAAATAAATgcttctaaataaaatataaaaatgcttttacctgaaattttgtttcaaagactgctgggggcccctgggtggctcagctcagtcagttaagcagccgacttcagctcaggtcatgatcttgcggtctgtgagttctagccccacgtcgggctctgtgctgacagctcagagcctggagcctgcttcccattctgtgtctccctctctctgaccctcccctgttgatgctctgtccctccctgtctcaaaaataaataaacgttaaaaaaaaaaaaattcaaagactgCTGAACACAAAGCAGAATTATCTGTATTATTCGTTTTTCCAACAAATATTGCAGGGCCTATCACATTTAATCACTATTCAAAGCACTGgggtaaaaaagacaaaaatccctaACCTCATAGAGCTTCCATTGTAGTGAAAGAATATGAGAGTTACTAGCATTCATGGGGGTGAAAGCCAACAGGCAGTATCTTAAGCAATGGTTTAGAATTCAAATTTGTGAAGACAGCACAGAAGCCTATGATATTAAACCCACCTAGCCAATCTTCATTTTGTATGTAGCTCAGGTTTGTTGGTTATGGCTTTATAAATACCCTAATTATATTTGGTAGCAAATCCGATATTTTGTATTAAAGATTCACAGGACAAATATGTTTTGAGATAAAATTGTATGCATACTattgaaataaatacaatgtgatttatttataaatgagaacAAATTAACAGTGAATAGTATTTCAGAAGTTAAAAAGGAGACACTAGTTGTACTGAATAcacaaccttttatttttcttcaaatttggagttttttaattatacaaagaTGACAAATCAAGTTTTGTaacctaaaaatatttacttattaaaactaTATTAATACTTTCATAAACtatacaaaaaagaatgagacaaacATGTGCATTTATAGAACTGCATGTCAGTCATGCCAGATCCCTGGGGAGGGAATTCCCAGCACGACCTCATCTGTCTGTGAGGACACAGAGCAATTCTCGTTTAGACATACACATTCATTTGCTTGTCCAGCACGGTCAGTCCTCTAcctcttgatggtttccttctgcTATGGATGTGCATGTCCAGTTGTCTGCTTCTTAGAGCAGACATTTACCTAAAAGAAAGCATTATAAGTTAATAGTTATTAATTTGGATCTGCACAAAAAAGtccaactatcttttttttttttttttacctgttttcaAAACACACTTTGATAATacaattcaacaaatttttaaggGTTGAGATATTTTTCCATACAAGATGTCTGAATAATTACAAAATGTTGGGCAACTTCTGTTTTCCTAAAGAAAACTTCCCTAGGAAGGTATTTTCAAAACGAAATCTCTGCACAGTAATTTCAGATTTCACGGTACCTTCCTCATCCACCAGCCATTGGAGGAGGACTAGGGCCACGCAGATGATTAATTCGACCCATTCTTCTGGGAGGGTTTCCTGGTGgcctaaaagaaaaatttctactGTTTAGTAGACATCAAGTGGTTCCTTTCAAACACTCAAACAGACCCTCTTCTCTATTTAAAATAGGAATTACCAACTAGGTCAGGAGTTGAGAAAATTCAAACCCCTACAGGGACCAGACACTTAATGCACATGAGGAAGTGGGTCAAGCAAGGACTGTGATGGCCTGAACAGTGTCTCCTGTAAATAAATGCCCAACTGAAACTCCGCTCCATGGAAGTGCTGCTTGATCTTCTCTGGTTTTTCTTAGCAGTGGAAATCCAGATTCCACAGTGAAAATCTCTAGATTTAATGTTGGTCATCACTTTCAGCCTCTAATTTAGACTTTGCCCAGAGGATATTTGATATACATCTTAGCTTTATCAAATTGACTCTGGTTATGAAATCAGAAGCAACTTGATTTAATTTACGGCAATGCATTAATCTTgtgaaatagaatttaaaccttttatttccatgagccaaactatatctatctatccataatatctaatttaattaaaattacagaCTGGTAAAAATATCTATTATCAACTTAGAAAGCTCTACCCTCTTCCATCATCATATCTGGAATCAGAGGAGTTTCCGTagcctcttctctttttcacatCTTGCTGAAGCAGAGTCTTGAAACTGAAACAAGGggcagaaaacaacagaaataccGCTttcaacataaaatgtatttccatgGTTTCAATTATATCTGTGAGAAGATAACTAAAACCAACTTAGTTCCAACCCCACATTTTTCAAAGCCAGCTGGACAGCACCATCTAGCACGAGCATATGTCTGCATTTGTGCCATGTTCTGGGCAAAAGCTACCACTCCTGTCCTTCATATGTGCTAATAACTCTCCTTGACGGAGTCTAGGAGTGACTCTGAAACGAGAGCCATGCCCAACTTCCTCCCTCTACTCTACATCAGTTGTCAAGTCCCAGAGTCTGTTTTCACAGCATTGCACATTCATTTCCCCTGCACTTCCCCAGCCAACAGCCTACTTGATGGTACCTTGCTGAGGGAGGAGCCCAAGGTAGTATGCTAGAGACACAGGGCTTCTGGGAATCCATTTGGATGGAATTTTATTGGTAGAGGGAGACGAATTTAAGTTAAAAcaatgttggtttttttttaagttggtttatttatttgcttccttattgattgattgattgattcattcattcatttagagagaccatgagcaggggaaggacagagaggaaggcgagaaaatctcaagcaacctctgtactgttagcatagagcccagcgcagggctcgaaatcacgaaccataaggtcatgacctgagccgaaaccaaaagacAGCCACTTAAGgggcggagccacccaggagcccctaaaccaATACTTTAAATAAACAACAGAGAATAGGCGAAGCTTGTAAGAGACTTTAGTGAAGTTTTGCAGTAGGCAAATTAAGGACCCTCTGTCCCACTGTATTTTTCTATGGAACCatctcttccattttttctttaaccCCTTTAAACTTATGCTACATGCAGCCATCAGATTATTTTTCTACACCACAGCTACAATCCAATTAAGTGTAAAGATCGCAGTCTGCTATTCAAACTTCTTTGCCGTCTTTCCTGTGTTTTTTCCACCTTCCACAATCACATCCAACCCAATACCCATTGTAATATGAATTAGAGTCAATAAAGGAAGGGGCGATCTCTCGTATCTCTGCATCCCTGCAGTTCTCTGCTATGTGACATTCAAACGTATATTCAAACTTAGCATGAGTAAGACTTGTTGGTAATTGatgaataatttttacaaaacagCATGGGAAAGACcagaaaaatgcatttaactAAGAATTGCTTGGACTTATAGTAAAGTTTAAGTTTTTGTCTCCTGTATTGATGTTAACAATTGAAAAAACAACTTTACTCCTTGGGATATTTTTTTATCAAGATCTAATTccccttgtttgtttattgtacAATATGGAATAAAAGCTGCACATATCCATTACAGCTGGAATAGTAGAGAGAAAGTGAGGCACTGTCATTTGGCATTAGAATACGGAGGCCTGGCTCCAGAGCTGCAGACTGAAATCGTTACCACTAAGGCTAAGACACAGTCAAGCTTTACTAACTCCACTATCAGATTCATACTCGTAAGATGTTTGGGGGCAGCTTCATCACCAAAGAAGTCTTCATTTCCCTTAGAAGagctaatgataataataaaaaacttaCAATTAAAAACTGCTTCAGGAAAGCTCAGCTTGTGTAAGATACTCCACATAATGTATCCAATGTATTTCCGTTAACTGAAATATCAGGGCTATTAAGAACATTATTAATTATTACACTTACAACAAAACCACGAACTCAGCTATTCCCCAAAAGAAATCTGTTATCAAAGATAATCTCCATGGGGACTGACTCCGGCTGTCCAACACTTGTCCtacagacaagaaaaaagaaacttcagtTAGTGCTACAAATCCCTGACACAAGATATATTACAATTAATCACTTAGGAAACATGAGACTCAGTTTTCGACCTGTTCACTGTTCAGATGGTCAGCACAAGGAAAGGTCTGTTCTATGTGCATCCTTCTAAGGAAGGGTTCAGGGAAGTAAAGCTCAATGATCTAGGGGTCATACTTTTAATACGTCAAATGCCTTCCTATGTTCTTAATTTTGGTGAGTTACACTtcaagtattttttctctttttcaattgcggtaaaataggctttaaaattttccattttaaccatttttaagtgtacagctctatggcattaagtacattcacactgttgtacaacgttcaccatcatccatctccagaacttttttaccttccccaactgaaactctgtacccattcaACACTAactccccttttctcccttctcctagtccctggcaaccaccattctactttgtctctatgaatttgactgctctAGGAACCTCATTATGAGGAATCATACGGTATTCTGACTTTGGTGGTAGGCTTTggtcttcaagtttcatccatgttgtaaatgtGTCAAAatctccttttttaaggctgattCATATCGCATcatatgtatgtaccacatttcgCTCATGCGTGCGTACatccttgggttgcttccacctacTGGCTGTTGTGACAATGCTAGCATGAATGAATACTGGTGCATGAATCTCTTTACTCAAGTATTttgaagaaacaaatggaatgagtgaatataaaaaatgtttacactACTTCCATCTTCCTAAAtgtgttcaaaatatttcttttcacctgcaaagtctctttcctggattaaaaaatatatatatatacacactcttaCAATTGTTTAGAATCAGTTATGTTAAAATTTTCAGACATCAAAGAATTTGTGTGCTCTAAGTATGAAAGAGAATTTGCCTTGTTCATTAAAATAACCACATTTTTCTGTAACGGGATGCTGTTGATTCTAATTATAGACTCCAGTTTTATCTTAAGCACAAACAAACCTATTTTTCAAACCACTTTAAATAATGGAAGTTACAACATGAAAAGTTAGTTCTCTAAGGTTTTTAGCCTTGCAAATCAAGATGTCAGAATATTTTGGGAGAAGAACTACGTGCCAACCTCTCCTCTCCATTTGCTCAAGGGCTTCCCCATACTCACTTTCACCCCCTCAATCAGGGTCTACAATTCCTCTTTCTTTGACAGTCTTTCAGGGATTCACTTGGACCTGAGGTCTCAAGGGAGCTATTGAGAAAAAAGGGATACACTTCAAGACAGAGCGTGGCTGCCTCTTACTAGCTCTGCTTCGTTGGCTGGTGggacattttccttctctgaaaagaAGTATTCCCAGGCTAGTAATATAGGATTATTCAAAAAGAAGTCATTTGAcagtaagaaaaatgttttgctgACTGTAAAGTGCTGATAAATTCAGTCCTTCTAAAAGAGATTTAACTAGAACATACCAATTCTCTTTGCGATTCTAAGGAACGCTTTGCAATGTTCTACCTCATGTTTGGTACTTTCTCTCCTAGTTTCTGAAGGCAGAAACCTCCCCTCCCAACATATGCAGAAGGAAATAACTTGCTTGGATGCAGCTGGCATTTCTCAACTATAAAAGTGACATAAAAGAACTTAAAGGGAACTTTGTGTTATTTATGTGGATCCAATAGGACAATGCATACACAGAAAGACCCACTACAAAGAATTACTCAATAATGCATAAATAGAAGCTGCCAGCCTTACCCACAAAGGATATAACACAAAGTCTGCAAGTGCCCAAAATAAGATGaaactttaatgtttttgtttagtgTCCATAAACCTACttgtttcaaagattaaaaaagaaaaaaaattaagtttatttattttagaggggtgcctgggtggctcagtcagttaaatgtccggcatccgacttgggctcaggtcatggtctcccaatttgtgagttcgagccccgcatcgggcactgtctgacagctgggagcctggagcctgcttcagattctgtgtctccctctctctc
It includes:
- the SELENOK gene encoding selenoprotein K is translated as MVYISNGQVLDSRSQSPWRLSLITDFFWGIAEFVVLFFKTLLQQDVKKRRGYGNSSDSRYDDGRGPPGNPPRRMGRINHLRGPSPPPMAGGUGR